The Entomobacter blattae nucleotide sequence TCAATCGGGTGATTGAGGAAGGTAGGGCTGCCCGTGGGTCTCATGAAGAACCAGCTGGGGTTTCTGCTCCCCCTCCCATTCCCGAACCCTCTCCTGTTGAGGCCGTTATGCCGGAGGGAGCGCAGCCGGTTGCCGAACCACCAGCTTCTGAAACTGCTAAGAAACCTGCTGTGGTGGTGATGTCGGTCTCTTCTAAATCTTCCAAGCCAGCGGCTCCAGCTCCTCAACCCACAGCTGAATCTTCTCCCACAGCTGAGCTTTCTCCTCCGCCAGAACAGATGGCTTTAAAGGCGTTGGCGCTTAAAAAGCCAGAAGAAGAAAAATCAGAACTTAAAAAGTCAGAAGACGGGAAAAGAGAAGAGAAACAGGATGTCTCAAAGGAAAAGCCAGCAGTGGGGCCTTTAGTAGGGTCCCCAGAGAGTTCTTCAGGGAAGTCTTCAGTGGGTTCTTCAGTGAGATCCTCAGGGTCTTCCAAACGAGATTCCCAAGACTCTTCAGCTTCTTTCTCTTCAGACTCTTCTTCTGCGGATTCTTCCTCGGCAGATCTTCAAGCTATCTCTTCTGAGCCACCCGCTAAGCCTATAGTAAGCTCACCAAAAACGAGTGAACTTTTTGAGGGTGATGCTGCCTTTTCTTCTACGAGCCCAAAAGATGCCACTCCAAAAGGTGCTAGGTCAGAAGTTACTAGTCCAGAAATTGCCAGCCCAGAAGTTACCGGTCCAGAAGGGGGTAAAGCTGAAGCCTTCAAACGGTCTGTTAAAATGAGCAAGGCCAAAAAGCCCGTTAAAAAAGGCAATAAGATTGGGGAACAAAGATAGCATGGCTTTCATCCACCAGCTGGCGGTTATTCCATAGCTTGCCAGTTGGTAGAGCCACAGACAAACTATACACAGGCAAACCATACATAGACAAACGGCATACAGGCAACCTGATTAACATCATAAAACCTAAATAAAAGCCGACTAATGGTGGACTTCTTCCCTGCCCCTGTTGGCCCCACAATGGCCACGCGTGCACCAAGGGGGGCAGGGGGGCACAGAGAAAGCTTATATGCTCTTTAAAAATCATCCTCTCGGGCTGATACCCAAACCAGACTGACTTAAAACGGTATAGGTGTTGCGTGGGTCTTTCTCACAAAGCTTATGGTTTGTTTGGTTTTTTACGTGTTATAAGTTTTCAGTGGGGTTTACCTGAGCTGAGCGAGTTTTTTAAGCCTTTGAGGCTTTTGAGGCCTTAAGCCTCAGTGTCTCTTTAAGGTTAAGACCGAGAGAGAGGGAGTGTATTCACGGCTTTCCCTCCCTAGGTGGCGGCCTTAAAGTGAGCATGGCGTGGAATAGAGTGAATATCAAAGACCGCTCCTAAATTTTAGTAAAACCCATCCCCTTCATTGCTTATTATTGCTTTTCCTTCCTTATTAGGGATCTGGCTGGGGATCTCCTGACCCAGAATTTGCACTCTTTTTAGGGATTTTTTCACGATTTTTCCTCTTTTAGGTTTTTCTCTTCAGGCTTTCCTCTTTAGGGGGGGAATAATTTCTAGAGGTTTAAGCCTCTTACTGTAAGAGGAGTGGCCTTATGGTAAGAAATTCGGGTATTTTTTACCTCTCTCATCAAAGCAAGAGGAGCATTTGATCAGGAGGGGTAAAAACCCAGCCAAACCATATTGCTCTTTTGTATACCTATCTTCCTTCTGTATGCCTGTCTTTTTCATATGAGCCTTAAAGAAAGCTTCCATTTTTAACCATTTCCATTATTTTGCCGGGCCGCGCTTGAGTGGCACTGCGATTGAGCCAAAAATCTGAGAAAATCCTTTGGGAACTGCCTCTTGTAGCGGTGTGTTCATGCTACCAAAAGCCTTCGCGCCTTCCCTTCGTGAACGGTAATGGAGGCATCATAAATGGTTTTTAATCCCCCCGGTGCCGGAATCAATCATGACCCCGGTAGCGCAGCACTCCTCTTCTGTTTGGGACTTCCAACCAGAATCTTCCACGGCTTCTTCTGCAGCGATCCATTTTTTTCTGGTCTTTAACGGGAATCCATTCAGTTCGTGATGGAACAATAGCCTTCACCACAGCACAAAATATTATTTCCTCCTTAAGGATTCCTTTCTCCATCCATATTTTTAGAACACTCATGCGTAATCTTTATCTTGTCTTCATAACATGATCGTTGTCGTTGCTGTATTGGCCATTGACCGTATTCTTCTTAACCCGCTCATGACATGGCCAGCTCTGGTCTTATGACGAGAAGGGCAAACCAAAAACATCACAGGCGGCTATCCAACGACCTGGCTGCTCAATCCACCCAGGCATATGAACCCGACCTTGAAGTTTTCGTTGTTCAACCATCGCCTCTAAAGTGATTCGCTCTAGCCCGTCTCCAGCAATCATCACATGCAGGTTAGGGCATAAATACGGCATGTAAAAGAACATCAAATGCTTTGTTTGTATGGAACCTCCCCAAGGCCAATACAAAAGGAACACCCAAAGGTAAAAAGGGCGGTCTTTCACCATGAGAAGTAGCCGCATCAACAAAATTGGGTAAGTAAAATTGGATAAGGAATGCCCATTCTTGCAGGCCAGTTTTAGTGTAGATGCCTTTTTTCTATGCTTGTTTTTAGGCACTCTGGGGGCACGTTATAGGGATGTCTCTCCCATGATTGCCAGTATCCTCCCAATCCTTTTCTTTATGACCCCGATGATATGGAAACCTGATCTCATCTATCTTGGGCGACAATATATGCTTCTCAACCCGTTTTTCCCGCTGATAGAAATTATGCGCGCACCTCTTATGGGAGAAATTCCGCGCCTTTCCATTTGGGTATTTGCTATAGGATATAGCGTAATTATATGGCTGGCAGGTTTCTTTGTATTGACAAAGGTCCGGGCACGACCTGTGAGTTTGCGGGCGGCATTTCGTATTTCAGAGGAAAGGGGTGCCCTTACCGGGCAGGTTGAACACCCCTTGCAGAGGAACAAGCCTTTCTTGGAGAGCCTTTTATGAGGCTTTTGTAAGCCTAATATAAAGTCTTAATTAAAGTCTGGGGAGGAGTTTTCCTCGCGCGAATAGGTTTTTTATTATTTGGTAAAGGCTGCAGCAGACTCCATAATAACCTTTTTGGCGTCATCCAAGGTGCCCCACCCTGTAATTTTTACCCATTTGCCGGGTTCGAGGTCTTTATAGTGGGTGAAAAAATGTTCAATGCTGTTTTTGGTCAGCTCTGGTAAATCGGCAATGGTTTGAATGGTGGAGAATAAAGAGGTAATTTTGGTGTGGGGGACGCAAATAATTTTTTCATCCTGACCGCCTTCATCTTCCATTTTCAAGACCCCAATGGGGCGAGCGCGAATGACAGAGCCAGGAAAGACATTATTGGGCACTAACACCAGGGCATCGGCTGGGTCACCATCGGCAGCCAGGGTTTGGGGAATAAATCCATAAGCCGTAGGGTAAGACATGGGGGTAAACAAGAATCGGTCAACAAAAACGGCACCACTTGCTTTATCCACCTCGTATTTAACAGAAGACCCCTGGGGAATTTCGATCACCACATTCAAATCATCAGGCAGGTTTTCTCCCGCAGGGATTTTGGAAATATCCATAAAGTTATTCTCCTTTGAAATTTTTTAATCATATAATGCAAACAGGTGCTTGCCAAGAACGCAAAGAAAAACTAAACATGCACTCAGGCAAAACATATTTGCTTGCATGCCTCATTTGCATAAAATGGTAAAGAGCAGAGTTCTTCTTATGCGCCTGTAGCTCAACTGGTTAGAGCGGGCCGCTCATAACGGCTAGGTTGCGGGTTCAAGTCCTGCCGGGCGCATATCTTACTCTTGAATGCCTAACTTCCATCACAGCCTTGTAACAATGATCTTTTCAGGTGAACAGCCCCGTTTTGGAATATGACCCCCCCCAATGATAAAACCCTTAGTGTGATAAAACAATGAGTGTGATAAAACCCTCACGATCATAAACCTTCACGCTTATTAAGCCTTACTCTAAAAAAGCCTTTACCTTTAGGAGAACCCCTATGGCCAGTTATCAATATGTTTACGTTATGAAAGATCTGACCAAGGCTTATCCTGGCGGGCGTGAGGTTTTTAAGGGTATTACCCTTTCCTTTATGCCAGGGGCCAAAATTGGGGTTCTGGGGGTGAATGGGGCTGGTAAGTCCACCTTACTGCGGATTATGGCGGGAAAGGAGAAGGAGTATGGCGGCGAGGCCTGGGCTGCAGAAGGGGTAAGGGTTGGTTATCTGGAGCAGGAACCCCAGCTGGATCCTACAAAAACAGTGGGCGAGAATGTGGCGATGGGGTTTGGCTCTCTCAAGGCTGCGGTTGATCGGTTTAACGAGATTTCCCTGCAATTTGCCGAGCCAATGGAGGAGGATGAGATGACAGCCCTGCTGGCCGAGCAGGCTGAGCTGCAAGAGAAAATCGATGCGGGGGATGGCTGGGAGCTTGACCGTAAAATAGAAATTGCCCTCGATGCCCTACGTTGCCCCCCAGCTGATTCCTCCATTGAGCATCTTTCTGGGGGGGAGAGGCGCCGCGTGGCCCTGTGCCGATTGCTGCTTGAAAAGCCCGATCTGTTATTGCTGGATGAGCCTACCAACCATTTGGATGCTGAAAGTGTGGCCTGGCTGGAGCGTACTTTACGGGATTATGAAGGCACCGTGATTGTGATTACCCATGATCGCTACTTCCTTGATAACATTACCAACTGGATTTTGGAGATTGAGCGCGGGCGGGGCTATCCGTTTGAAGGGAATTACTCATCCTGGCTGGTGCAGAAAAGAAAGCGCCTTGCCCAGGAGGAAAAAGAGGAAAGTGCGCGTCAGCGTGCCCTGGCTGCTGAGCAGGAGTGGATTTCCTCTAGCCCCAAGGCCCGCCAAGCCAAAAGCAAGGCCCGTATCACTCGTTATGAAGATTTGCTGGCTCAAAGCCAGGAGCGTGTTTCCGGTGTGGCAGAAATTGTTATCCCCCCCGGGCCGCGCTTGGGTGGCACTGTGATTGAGGCCAAAAATCTGAGCAAATCCTTTGGCGATCGCCTCTTGATTGATGATCTGAGCTTTAAATTGCCCCCAGGGGGTATTGTGGGGGTTATTGGGCCTAACGGGGCGGGGAAATCCACCTTATTTAAGATGATTACCGGAGCACAAAAGCCCGATTCTGGCAGCCTGACCATCGGTGAAACAGTCGCTTTGGGGTATGTCGATCAATCCCGTGATGATCTGGATGGGAGCAAAACCGTATGGGAAGAAATTTCTGGTGGTACCGATGTGATCTATCAGGGCAAGCGGACCATTCCTTCGCGGGCCTACGTGGGGGCCTTTAACTTTAAAGGGGCTGACCAACAGAAAAAGGTAGGAATTCTTTCTGGTGGGGAGCGTAACCGTGTGCATCTGGCCAAAATGCTTAAAAAGGAAAGTAACGTTATTCTTCTTGATGAGCCAACAAACGATCTGGATGTCGATACCTTGCGCGCCTTGGAAGAAGCCCTCGAGGAATTTGCCGGTTGTGCTGTGGTGATTACCCATGATCGCTGGTTTTTAGACCGCTTGGCGACCCATATCCTGGCCTTTGAAGGCGATAGCCATGTGGAATGGTTTGAAGGAAACTTTGCCGACTATGAGGAAGATAAGCGCCGCCGCCTGGGCCCCGATGCCACAGAGCCCAGCCGTATTAAATATCGCCCTCTAGCGCGTTAAGATTGGCACGTTAAAACTGGAACGTTAGGACTGGTAAGTTAAGAATAGCTCGTTAAAACTGGCCCGTTAAGATGGGCCGGTTGTAAGACGGAATGCTATTTTGGCCTAGTGGGGACCAAAACTGAGATAGTGAATAATGGCAAAGGCAAAGTTTGAGCAGAAACCCGCACAGTAATATTGGAGCGATTGGTTACGTTGATCACGTTGGTCACGTTGATCGTGGAAGACCCCCCTCATA carries:
- the ppa gene encoding inorganic diphosphatase, translated to MDISKIPAGENLPDDLNVVIEIPQGSSVKYEVDKASGAVFVDRFLFTPMSYPTAYGFIPQTLAADGDPADALVLVPNNVFPGSVIRARPIGVLKMEDEGGQDEKIICVPHTKITSLFSTIQTIADLPELTKNSIEHFFTHYKDLEPGKWVKITGWGTLDDAKKVIMESAAAFTK
- a CDS encoding ABC transporter permease — translated: MQASFSVDAFFLCLFLGTLGARYRDVSPMIASILPILFFMTPMIWKPDLIYLGRQYMLLNPFFPLIEIMRAPLMGEIPRLSIWVFAIGYSVIIWLAGFFVLTKVRARPVSLRAAFRISEERGALTGQVEHPLQRNKPFLESLL
- a CDS encoding glycosyltransferase, which translates into the protein MFFYMPYLCPNLHVMIAGDGLERITLEAMVEQRKLQGRVHMPGWIEQPGRWIAACDVFGLPFSS
- the ettA gene encoding energy-dependent translational throttle protein EttA, giving the protein MASYQYVYVMKDLTKAYPGGREVFKGITLSFMPGAKIGVLGVNGAGKSTLLRIMAGKEKEYGGEAWAAEGVRVGYLEQEPQLDPTKTVGENVAMGFGSLKAAVDRFNEISLQFAEPMEEDEMTALLAEQAELQEKIDAGDGWELDRKIEIALDALRCPPADSSIEHLSGGERRRVALCRLLLEKPDLLLLDEPTNHLDAESVAWLERTLRDYEGTVIVITHDRYFLDNITNWILEIERGRGYPFEGNYSSWLVQKRKRLAQEEKEESARQRALAAEQEWISSSPKARQAKSKARITRYEDLLAQSQERVSGVAEIVIPPGPRLGGTVIEAKNLSKSFGDRLLIDDLSFKLPPGGIVGVIGPNGAGKSTLFKMITGAQKPDSGSLTIGETVALGYVDQSRDDLDGSKTVWEEISGGTDVIYQGKRTIPSRAYVGAFNFKGADQQKKVGILSGGERNRVHLAKMLKKESNVILLDEPTNDLDVDTLRALEEALEEFAGCAVVITHDRWFLDRLATHILAFEGDSHVEWFEGNFADYEEDKRRRLGPDATEPSRIKYRPLAR